The Cyanobacteriota bacterium DNA segment TTGTCAACGTTAGGCCAGTCTAAAGATTGTCTGCAAAAAGCTGTAGCACTACATTCCAAGCACTAGCGGCTGCTTCAGCATTGTAGCTACTACGTTGATCGCAGAAGAAGCCATGGTCTGCCCCCTCGTATCGCAACACGCGATGGGGAATATTGTGCTGCTGGAGAGCAGCCTCGATCTGGTCAACATGCTCAGGCGGGATACTAGCATCAGCCGTGCCAAAGAAGGCATATAGGGTGCCCTTAATGTCAGGGGTGCAAGCGATCGTCGGCTCTCCACCTCCAGGCCTCATTGTAGGAATACCCGCACCATAGAAAGATGCTGTAGCCTTGATGCTAGGCAATGTGGCAGCTAGGTAGGCTACATGCCCACCAAAACAAAACCCAATGCAACCAACTCCACCAGGTTTGGTAATCGGCAGGCTGTGGAGATAGTCGATTGTGGCCTGAATGTCGCTCAGTAACTCTGTTGCTTTGGTTTGCTCTTTGTACTGTCGTCCAATTGCGATGTCATCAGCCGTGTAGCCAGTTTCAAATCCGGGGGCAAGGCGTTGAAAGATGGCAGGGGCGATCGCCACGTAGCCAGCCCGCGCA contains these protein-coding regions:
- a CDS encoding dienelactone hydrolase family protein; this encodes MTPVDEIHTANVHVMNGDLAIAAYLAQPMGDGPFPGVVVIQEIFGVNAHIRDVTERFARAGYVAIAPAIFQRLAPGFETGYTADDIAIGRQYKEQTKATELLSDIQATIDYLHSLPITKPGGVGCIGFCFGGHVAYLAATLPSIKATASFYGAGIPTMRPGGGEPTIACTPDIKGTLYAFFGTADASIPPEHVDQIEAALQQHNIPHRVLRYEGADHGFFCDQRSSYNAEAAASAWNVVLQLFADNL